One Eubacteriales bacterium mix99 genomic window carries:
- a CDS encoding IS66 family insertion sequence element accessory protein TnpB — MDTQKIVTRFRLSGWGEEVKERITSGQTVNAFCEEKGISKATYYYRQKKVREAACRGLLEKQGGEGGLVPNGWTQLEEPKLAAGAESMLTIEIGGCHIKVTASTDLELLAKVCRVLRSL, encoded by the coding sequence GTGGATACACAAAAAATTGTGACGAGGTTCCGGCTGTCGGGCTGGGGTGAAGAGGTAAAAGAACGGATAACCAGCGGGCAGACCGTAAACGCATTCTGCGAAGAAAAGGGAATCAGCAAAGCCACCTATTACTACAGACAGAAGAAAGTACGGGAAGCTGCCTGTAGGGGGCTGTTGGAGAAACAAGGCGGCGAGGGTGGGCTTGTGCCGAACGGATGGACGCAGCTTGAGGAGCCTAAACTTGCCGCCGGTGCCGAAAGTATGCTGACCATCGAAATCGGCGGCTGTCATATCAAGGTAACTGCTTCGACGGATTTGGAACTGCTGGCGAAGGTCTGCCGCGTACTGAGGTCGCTGTGA
- a CDS encoding recombinase gives MTHTPYGYRIEGGKAVIDETAAGQVKELFESYNSGLALTVAAEKAGLKLYHASAKRMLQNERYVGDDYYPSIVDSEVFNKANNEIRRRALALGRIKEYREPLPPTPQTRFKMSRQTKFFDDPFVQAEYMYGLIESEVE, from the coding sequence ATGACACATACACCATATGGTTACCGCATTGAAGGCGGTAAGGCAGTTATAGATGAAACGGCAGCAGGTCAAGTAAAAGAACTCTTTGAAAGTTATAACTCTGGGTTGGCTCTTACAGTGGCTGCCGAAAAAGCAGGACTTAAATTATACCACGCTTCAGCAAAGAGAATGCTACAAAATGAGCGTTATGTTGGGGATGATTATTACCCTTCCATTGTTGATAGCGAAGTTTTTAATAAGGCAAACAATGAAATACGGAGACGGGCACTGGCTCTTGGAAGAATAAAGGAATATAGAGAGCCATTACCGCCCACTCCACAAACAAGATTTAAAATGAGCAGGCAGACGAAGTTTTTTGATGATCCTTTTGTACAAGCTGAATATATGTACGGCCTGATAGAAAGCGAGGTGGAGTGA
- a CDS encoding ATP-binding protein, producing the protein MTNQSTIDKLIEMRLTSMSNAFINQLNDSRMKDIPFEDRFSMLVDIEYSNRKNNRLKRLIKNAGFDQPEAYIGDIDYKSGRKLNRSLISRLATCEYIIEHRNLFITGATGSGKTYMACAFGIEACKHYFTTRYVRLPDLLIELEMARNEGTYKKVQAKYANPILLIIDEWLLLKPTETEQHDILELLHRRRKRSSTIFCSQYHDNGWFDQLGGESSPLAEAILDRIKYDAYKISITSTDPNNYRSMREVYGLDKSLSE; encoded by the coding sequence ATGACCAATCAAAGTACGATTGATAAATTAATTGAAATGCGTCTGACATCCATGTCAAATGCATTCATCAACCAGCTAAACGACTCCAGGATGAAGGATATCCCTTTCGAAGACCGTTTCTCCATGCTGGTAGACATTGAATACAGCAATCGAAAGAACAACCGCTTAAAAAGGTTGATCAAGAATGCTGGATTCGACCAACCGGAAGCGTACATCGGAGATATCGATTACAAATCCGGCCGCAAGCTGAACCGGTCTCTTATCAGCAGACTGGCGACTTGCGAATATATCATTGAACACCGAAATCTTTTTATTACCGGTGCAACAGGCAGCGGTAAGACATACATGGCTTGTGCTTTTGGCATAGAGGCGTGTAAACACTATTTTACGACCAGGTATGTCAGACTTCCCGACCTTCTAATAGAACTGGAGATGGCCAGGAATGAAGGCACTTACAAGAAGGTTCAGGCCAAATATGCCAATCCCATTCTTCTCATCATTGATGAATGGCTGCTGTTGAAACCGACTGAGACAGAGCAGCACGACATCCTGGAGTTGCTTCACAGGAGGCGGAAAAGATCATCAACCATCTTCTGCTCCCAGTACCATGATAATGGTTGGTTTGATCAACTTGGCGGGGAGTCCAGCCCTCTCGCAGAAGCAATCCTTGACCGCATCAAATATGATGCCTATAAAATCAGCATAACCAGCACGGATCCGAACAACTACAGATCCATGCGTGAGGTATATGGACTGGACAAGTCCTTAAGCGAGTAA
- a CDS encoding metalloregulator ArsR/SmtB family transcription factor: MERLYSEYVPAIKAMSDETRLKIIDMLSCGEMCACDILEEFSISQSTLSYHMKILTESGLVNGARDGAWMRYTLNKEKTNDIIAFFTGITSEEEDCICKKCKNKKSDNQCC; encoded by the coding sequence ATGGAGCGATTATATTCTGAATATGTACCTGCAATTAAGGCTATGTCAGATGAAACACGGTTAAAGATTATTGATATGCTATCATGTGGAGAAATGTGCGCATGTGATATATTAGAAGAATTCAGTATTTCCCAATCCACTCTTAGTTATCATATGAAAATTTTAACAGAAAGCGGACTTGTAAATGGAGCACGCGACGGGGCATGGATGAGGTATACGTTAAACAAGGAAAAAACAAATGATATCATAGCTTTTTTTACTGGCATAACTTCCGAGGAAGAAGATTGCATTTGCAAAAAGTGTAAAAATAAAAAATCAGATAATCAATGTTGTTAA